One genomic segment of Hevea brasiliensis isolate MT/VB/25A 57/8 chromosome 3, ASM3005281v1, whole genome shotgun sequence includes these proteins:
- the LOC110658278 gene encoding ras-related protein RABA5a: MEVYSEEEKTEDYLFKIVLIGDSAVGKSNLLARFARNEFYPNSKSTIGVEFQTQKMDIDGKEVKAQIWDTAGQERFRAVTSAYYRGAVGALLVYDVSRHLTFDSVGKWLNELHTHSDMNVVTILIGNKTDLKDAREVSTAEGKALAEAQGLFFMETSALDSSNVTAAFQTVVKEIYNILSRKVMSNEFNKQDAPLMGDGKTVVLQGDDINQEGNPDPQKGGGCC, from the exons ATGGAAGTTTATTCTGAGGAGGAAAAAACAGAGGATTACCTTTTCAAAATTGTATTAATTGGAGATTCAGCTGTTGGGAAATCAAATTTGCTTGCAAGATTTGCTAGGAATGAATTTTATCCAAACTCAAAGTCGACTATTGGTGTAGAGTTTCAAACCCAAAAAATGGATATTGATGGAAAAGAAGTTAAAGCACAGATCTGGGATACAGCAGGACAGGAACGCTTTAGGGCTGTTACATCTGCATACTATAGAGGTGCCGTGGGAGCTCTCTTGGTCTATGATGTTAGTAGGCACCTCACATTTGATAGCGTTGGCAAATGGCTTAATGAGCTTCATA CTCACTCCGACATGAATGTAGTAACTATACTCATTGGCAACAAGACTGATCTGAAGGATGCTAGAGAGGTATCCACAGCCGAAGGCAAGGCCTTAGCTGAGGCACAGGGTTTGTTTTTCATGGAAACTTCAGCTCTTGATTCCTCCAATGTAACTGCTGCATTTCAGACAGTTGTTAAAGAGATTTACAATATATTAAGCCGAAAAGTTATGTCTAATGAATTCAACAAACAGGATGCTCCCTTGATGGGAGATGGGAAGACTGTGGTTTTACAAGGGGATGATATAAACCAAGAAGGTAATCCAGACCCTCAGAAAGGAGGAGGGTGTTGTTAG